One genomic segment of Sorex araneus isolate mSorAra2 chromosome X, mSorAra2.pri, whole genome shotgun sequence includes these proteins:
- the LRRC32 gene encoding transforming growth factor beta activator LRRC32, whose protein sequence is MNCLFQLLLAVLPLALATSQHRPDKVPCKTVDKEALCQGLGLLQVPQGLPLDIEALDLSKNQIRDILAIPLSSYTALRHLDLSANEIGFLQPGVFQALPLLQRLSLARNRLGVGAMPSGGGLGMLPRLATLDLSGNSLYSGLLERLLGPAPTLLALSLAENSLTRLARHTFHGCPALERLDLHSNVLLDIEDGAFEALPRLAHLNLSRNSLTCISGFSLPQLRTLDLSCNSLEAFQTEPEPRAEFQLAWLDLRENRLLQLPELAALPRLTYLNVSNNLIRLPAGPAAGRAAAHLPSAGWPAGPLSTHGWAASNGSLAPRLLNLDLSYNEIERVPQAFLERLPALRVLNLSRNCLRAFAAPRPGALPCLALLDLSHNALGTLEVGAGALGALQTLFLQDNGLQDLPADTFASLASLQRLDLQQNRVRPCGGPGAPGSSGCVAFSGIPSLRVLSLVDNEMETLQAGAFLHTPLTELDLSANPGLEVATGALAGLEASLEVLALRGNGLTVLQVDLPCFSCLKRLNLAENRLSALPAWTQAVSLEVLDLRNNSFRLLPGSAMGGLEPSLRRLYLQGNPLSCCGNGWLASQLHRGQVDVDVGAAQGLLCRFGSQEEGSLGHVRPEDCEKGGLTNLSLLLLLTFALVAAILLATLATCCCVRRQKFSQQYKA, encoded by the exons ATGAACTGCTTGTTCCAGCTGCTCCTGGCCGTCCTGCCTCTGGCCCTGGCTACCTCCCAGCACCGCCCAGACAAGGTGCCCTGTAAGACG gTGGACAAGGAGGCCTTGTGCCAGGGCCTTGGCCTGCTGCAGGTCCCCCAAGGCCTCCCGCTGGACATTGAGGCCCTGGACCTCTCCAAGAACCAGATCCGGGACATCCTGGCGATCCCGCTGAGCTCCTACACGGCGCTGCGGCACCTGGACCTCAGCGCCAACGAGATTGGCTTCCTGCAGCCGGGGGTCTTCCAGGCCCTCCCGCTGCTGCAGCGCCTCAGCCTGGCCCGCAACCGCCTGGGGGTGGGCGCCATGCCGAGCGGCGGGGGCCTGGGCATGCTGCCGCGCCTCGCCACCCTGGACCTGTCGGGGAACAGCCTGTACAGCGGCCTGCTGGAGAGGCTGCTGGGGCCGGCGCCCACGCTGCTGGCCCTCTCGCTGGCCGAGAACAGCCTGACGCGCCTGGCCCGCCACACCTTCCACGGCTGCCCCGCGCTCGAGCGCCTGGACCTGCACAGCAACGTGCTGCTGGACATCGAGGACGGCGCCTTCGAGGCCCTGCCCCGCCTGGCCCACCTCAACCTCTCCCGGAACTCCCTCACCTGCATCTCGGGCTTCAGCCTCCCCCAGCTGCGGACGCTGGACCTGAGCTGCAACAGCCTCGAGGCCTTCCAGACGGAGCCGGAGCCGCGCGCCGAGTTCCAGCTGGCCTGGCTGGACCTGCGCGAGAACCGGCTGCTGCAGCTCCCCGAGCTGGCCGCGCTGCCCCGCCTCACCTACCTGAACGTGTCCAACAACCTCATCCGGCTCCCGGCGGGGCCCGCGgcgggccgcgccgccgcccaCCTGCCCTCGGCGGGCTGGCCGGCCGGGCCCCTGTCCACCCACGGCTGGGCGGCCAGCAATGGCTCCCTGGCGCCCCGCCTCCTCAACCTGGACCTGAGCTACAACGAGATCGAGCGCGTCCCGCAGGCCTTCCTGGAGCGCCTGCCCGCCCTGCGCGTGCTGAACCTCAGCCGCAACTGCCTGCGCGCCTTCGCGGCGCCGCGCCCCGGCGCGCTGCCCTGCCTCGCGCTCCTGGACCTCAGCCACAACGCGCTGGGGACCCTGGAGGTCGGGGCCGGGGCCCTGGGTGCTCTGCAGACCCTGTTCCTGCAGGACAACGGCCTGCAGGACCTGCCCGCCGACACCTTTGCCAGCCTGGCCAGCCTGCAGCGGCTGGACCTGCAGCAGAACCGGGTCCGGCcctgcggggggccgggggcgccaGGCTCCTCAGGCTGCGTGGCCTTCTCGGGCATCCCCTCGCTGCGCGTCCTGAGTCTGGTGGACAACGAGATGGAGACGCTGCAGGCTGGGGCCTTCCTCCACACCCCGCTGACCGAGCTGGACCTCTCGGCCAACCCTGGGCTGGAGGTGGCCACGGGGGCCTTGGCCGGCCTGGAGGCCTCCCTGGAGGTCCTGGCTCTGCGGGGCAACGGGCTGACCGTCCTGCAGGTGGACCTGCCCTGCTTCAGCTGCCTCAAACGGCTCAACCTGGCCGAGAACCGCCTGAGCGCCCTGCCGGCCTGGACGCAGGCCGTGTCCCTGGAGGTGCTGGACCTGCGGAATAACAGCTTCCGCCTGCTGCCGGGCAGCGCCATGGGCGGCCTGGAGCCCAGCCTGCGGCGCCTCTACCTGCAGGGCAACCCCCTCAGCTGCTGCGGCAACGGCTGGCTGGCCTCGCAGCTGCACCGGGGCCAGGTGGACGTGGACGTGGGCGCCGCCCAGGGCCTGCTCTGCCGCTTCGGCTCCCAGGAGGAGGGCTCCCTGGGCCACGTGCGCCCCGAGGACTGCGAGAAGGGGGGGCTCACGAacctcagcctcctcctcctcctcacctttGCCCTGGTGGCGGCCATCCTGCTCGCCACGCTGGCCACCTGCTGCTGTGTCCGCCGGCAGAAGTTCAGCCAACAGTACAAAGCCTAG